From the genome of Athalia rosae chromosome 3, iyAthRosa1.1, whole genome shotgun sequence:
GGGTGGTATGTGCATGTGATCGTTTACGGAGCTGTAGTTATtggaatattgtttttttcctcctgacatttttttaaataatttttctgttctcttttTGTTCAGCTAAAAGAagcttttgaaataaatacgGAAATGAACTCGATGACTTCCGAGATAGAAATATGATGAAATTCCTcttaaatgaaaaaaccaaagcTGATTTATATTTGCGTATAATAAGGTtggttggtttattttttttactttaatgATATCAAGTTATATTCTATCCTCTTGGAGGCACTTAAAATTTTGTGATCGACATCCGGTagatttgagattttttaaaatccctGGATTCAAGGGTCTATTTACAATTACTATTTAATGATCCTAACCTAACccagaggagaagaaaaaacctaCCCCAAATACCTCTTTGGGAGGgatagatattttttgtttgtttggtATCAGATCTGATGAAGAATATCGTAAGTCAACTTAAAGTTGAGCTGAATAAAAGAACAACTGGAATCAGAAGCATGCATgcgctttttttcatttattgttcAAAGAATTGTTCGTTCTGTTCGTGCTTGTTGGCTTCGGAACTAGTAATTGTGAATCATGATTCTATTTCCTTGACACCTCCCGGAAAGCTAAAGAAGAATACTAACTATAATACAACTCTGCAATAACCtcatataatatttcattctTAAAAATCGTAAATGAAAGACGTcatcttttttaaaaaagaatattttatttactattCGTTGGAACAATTCCGCCCTGAAAATGTCTGTTTTAAGTAATTTCAGAATCCTATGATAATCcagtgatgatgatgatgatgatgatgatgatattcgGGGGAAATTCTGTTTAATTCCTAAATGTCCGTTTGAAGTGATTCCATTCCAAGTGATAAATTACGATGTCTGTTTTGAtgctgatgatgatggtgatacCGTACAATAGTACTTGAATATATTTCGTCTAAATCAGCGGTTTTATGGTTTGTGCGGTAGAAAACGTGTTCTGCAGAGGTGGCCCGTATAATTCCTCTTCAGAACCAGCAGCAAACTGCCTATTTATAAAACGGTTTCGAACCCGCCGCGCCGCTGCTTCTCGACTTCGCGTGGCTAGCTGATGGCCCAGTGCGGAGCAGAGCGGAGCCAGGAGTCCGTTCTTCGGTTATGGCAGAAGAGAGCGAGAACGAGAGTTCGCCCTAACCCCAACCAAAAAGCGAGTAAGCGAGTAAGCATCGTGAAGCACAAGCTCAAGTTTGATAGTGTTGTTGGTTGGGGGACGTGAAACCAACACCAGTTTCATGCCTACAGGGTGGtacaaaaaagatgaaaagaaaaaagaatctacATTACCGAGAGGCGAACGATTCGGCAGagtttccaaaaattcttAATTTCTTTACTCGAGGCTGACGTTCTAAGGGTAGCTTTGACGGTACAGAATTTGGAGGTATAATTTAGTACCTTTGGGGtagaaatttgtaaaataatcgTAATAGCTGCCGGTGGGTATTCAAACGTCAGATTCAGACgtagttagaaaaaaatctcgtcaCCGGTGAGTTCAAGCTGAGGAAGCTACATAGATTCAGAAAACGATAAAGTAAAGGTCTGTTCATGACTGTTGAAATGATCAAATTACACGGAATATTTATCGGTATCACCACCTGTCGTTATCGTGGCAAAGACTTTTTGAAAACCTTCGCTTCGAGCGTTCGTTTTTTGGCCAGAGATATCGACAAATATGCGAACGACAGAGGGATgctctatttttctattttgctgaatgaaaaattcatcaacgcGTACAgcttttattgaaattttaaaaggGATCAATTAGTTGTTTTTTATCAggcatttatttacttatttatttttattgcccaccctatatacctgtatcctCATGCAGGTTCTGATTCTGAAAGACCACGCGAACAATTCTCCTCCACTACCAAAgggtaaaaatagaaacatcGCTTAGCTCTCTGCTGATGCTGCCGCTAGAAGTTATATACTAATCTGAGGTACCAGAAAGCGAACCAAACATCTCGAGGGATTATGGCCTCCTCATGATTTCAACCTGAATATCCGTGTAGAAGATGTTTTACCGATTATGTTGGACTCTGGTAACACCGTCGAcagatttttctcattcttcacTTCTCACAGTCTTTTCACTCTTCGCTCCTTCGTTAGTTCGATTTCGCTTTTCCATCTGTTCCCTTTCCTGCTTCagctttgaaaattgtgtagtttaattataattatttttctttttcttgtttcttcagTGTTTCAGATTCTATTCagcttcgttttcttctttatccCTAAATCGTTTGGCCTGCAGCACATTCTTCGCAACCACTTCTGCGCTGAAAATTTACTCTCTGTGTCGGGCACCGTATTCAGGGTGTTCGAAATTAATGGCGATGAATAACTTgcaataatttgaattctgAAAAGAACGATTCACTATGACTAACGGTCATCGTTTCCTTCTGAATCACCGGAAGCAGAATTAATCTAACGTGTGTACGAGTACAATCGTACTCGAATATAGGAATAGAAGAAATACAATCCTCTTTCGCtccgtcatcatcatcatcatcatcatcatatatTACAATAGGATATCCCAGTTTTTCAGTGATTCTTGTACAACATAAAGTGAGTCAACATTTCCAAATGGACCAAAAATAACGCAAGGGTTTTCCAACTCCGAATCACTCGATAACTTTTCTGGGAGTTTGATGTATTTTATCGAACACCCGAAtgaattcgataaaaattcttcgacatCAATCGTCACGGTCGTCTGTGGAGTCCATTTTCTTATACATatggtttatttttcattttaatttcccaagaatttttttggcTCTCCATCGGCCACGTGGCCCTAACGTGCAGGCAACCGGACATCGGatatataaaaacaaaaaaaccattttctttttttatttccaacgtTTCGCCCACCGGGCGCGTCACTACGCCAAAACCAAATTCGACGCCTGCGAAACGGTCgggtcgacgtcgtcgtcattcGTCGCCAATTATTATTCGCACACTTTTCAAATGCTTAAAATATTCCTGCCCTTTTTAAATACACCCcgttgtataaaaatataattacccGTATACCTCGTTACGGTTTCATTGCGCAAATTGtagaattatttaaaaaaaaaaattgaaatacatatttcatcGACATCGTCACGAGCATCGCGTTATTTGGGTGTAcggttttcggttttttttacagaaaaaattcccaTCGAAATTTCCTCTCAAATCTTGTCCGCAGCCGATCGATGAcattttaaattttcaccgatcatGCGATCCGGTCAGGATATCGCGGGCGTATCTGGGGtaatttccttcgttttttcattaattttgagTAAGTTGCCGGGCGAGACGCGGGTAAAGCTCGTCGAGGATCAGAGGCAACATTCCTAGCAGATCACGGATGCTTATAGAAGCGTTACGTAACATGCGTATACGTACCGTGGCGGCAGCGGTACTCGGAAAGCTTGCGGGTTGCTCACGTCTTGTCTCGTCTGGTCTCGTCTCGTTTCATTTAGTTCaatcttctctctctccctctctctttgcAGATTTTAAAGCATCGTTATACCAAGAGAAACGTTGAAATCGTTAAGAATTAGGGAAAATCTCCTTTCGCCGTTCATTTCTCCTCGAAGATTATACAGGGGCTGcccaaagtttttttcattctctttccaCCCTCCGTTTGTCTCATGGGTCAATGAGAACAGAATATGACATTGAATCGATATTcttacattatttatttaatttttccattctttttgtTCATAGATCATCGGAAATTGTAACGTCGACTTAACGAGAGGGATGGTGGAATGCGTGGGGCGGATGAAAGTCGTCGATATTTGacgaggatagaaaaaaatcgtcctgAAATAATCCACCCCCCcagaagatagaaaaataacaacaaaaaatattgtcgagaaaaattgagaaaacaaaaggggggaaaacaaaaaaaaaatcggccataccaaatttttttataaaatataatgcaGCAGCCCCAGGGTGGGACTCCAAATGGACCACCCAATGGAGTTGCGGGTGGGGCCCAAATGCCTGCGGTGGCTACAGGCCTTGGAACCAACCAAACTGGAGCCACTGGAACTACGTCAGTTGGCCAAAATCGGGCACAAGTTAACGGGGGAAGATTCGATTTCGACGACGGTGGTACTTATTGCGGAGGATGGGAAGATGGAAAAGCACATGGGCACGGAGTTTGCACCGGACCCAAGGGACAGGGTGCTTACTCTGGAAGCTGGCACTACGGATTTGAAGTTTCTGGCGTGTACACCTGGCCAAGGTGAGCTCGATGAAATcactctcttatttttctcgtcttccGAAATATTAATACCTGATTTCcctctttcgtttcttttctcttctttttcaaatcagtGAAACCACTAGACGCtgattttcccatttttttttttttctagctgtgtgcaaaaatgaataagaatgAATGTGGAATGgctataaaaaattgaaactatCTCGGAaacgtaataattaattggagGGATTTGGAGTTGCTCTAATTTCGAATCTGATCCATCGAATAGGGCAGTCGAAATGGCggtaagaaattgaaaaatctatcaCACTAGGTAAAAATGAACGCCGATTTTTACCTCACAAATCgctctcttcgttttcaattaaaaatttctgtcAACGCACAATTTGATCCGGACGAAATACTCGGCAGAAAAATCTTCCATCCGTAGGATTTTGGTGACGACTGCGGCGGCAGGACCTTGACCCAGATTATCCCTGGGGATGGAAATTACCGTTCCTCTGGAACTAGGGCGACGGGTACAAGGACGTTGAACGTCCCGGTGGCCAGGGCTGTTTCCCGAATCCCTCACACCCCGCGCCTACACCCAACTATCGTTGGGATATGAAATCCCTTCTGCATTAATTTAAAGTCCTGTGGGACTACGGATACTGAATTTAAACCTTCCACCGGGATCTCGGGCTATTTTTACCGGAAATTTAAAATTACATATCCTGAATTATTCCTCGACTCACATCAGTCGTGAAGatttgtacaattattttttcaaatttttcttctcgactTTCTTTCGCCTTTCAAATCgagtttttaatattcaagCCCGACAAAGAACAACAATTTTTGACAATCGACAACAAGCGAGGGTGAAAGACGACCAGAAAAACTGGTTTTATTAACtttgcgataaataaataaatacacgcaTGGGTAtgacgtgtacatacatttaatGTGAGGTGTATCGGAACACAATGTTTCCTAGAAATACACGTCGGTTTGAGGGACGGGAGCTGCTTGGTTCTGGTGCCGTTGGTGATGATGCGATTCCAAAAATAATCTAGTCATTCGTTACATCTGGGGTACCGCGCGATGCCGCAGTCgacgaaagaatttcaaacccagataaatatctatatatacatacatacatatttaaatatatataaatcgtaCACCTCTTAACACAGATATTATGTATCCGCCAAATCATCGTCATTAGGCTCGAAATTCATTGGATTCACATCACGAACCACCCTCGTCAGGTTCGGCTTTTTATTCCTCGTCATTTTCCTCGTTCGTTCCCCGGTTATTTGatataagaatttttttttgctctcgccTATGCGAGGTCATTCGTCGCCAAAATGTCTAATTTCACCCTAGTCGGATAAGGTACACGTTTTATACGATGAGATAGCTATATCGATAATTTATATGTGTAAGAATATGCGTATGTGTTACACCCGCACGCGTGCTTCAAATAACTAACCTGCCGCTTCGTATTATGAGTATGTGTACCACATCGCACACATACCCATATACTTGAGATTATTAGTatggaatgaaacgaaacgcacGGATGACGCAGATCTAGATGCGATTATATCTCGAGATGCACGcatatgttatacgtatatagcatTAAATATTCGTACAGGACGATTaaagaaataaggaaaaagagaaagcgaatataaaattatccGTTCGAATCAACCCTCAACTGCGCTGCAATGGGTTCAATTAAAAAGTATAATGTAGATATTGCCGTGTTTTCGTCGAATATTTCCTCAGATTGTTCGATaactgtttttatttatttatttttttattcgcagcGGTTCGGCCTACGAAGGACAATGGCAGAACGGAAAACGTCATGGGCTTGGTATGGAGACACGTGGCCGTTGGCTCTACAGAGGGGAATGGACGCAAGGTTTTAAGGGTCGTTACGGAGTTAGACAATCGACTACGTCGACCGCCAGGTACGAGGGCACCTGGGCTAGCGGACTCCACGATGGATATGGATCGGAAACATACGCCGATAGTGGTGAGAATCTAATTTCACCGATAAAAGTTAAACGAAATCCCGAGGGAATTGGAATGAACGAGAAAtggtaatttaaaaaattgatgtctTTTGTGTTGGCCCAAATTTACTGCAACCAATTTCCAGATTTCTCATACTCTGCCGTCAGAGctgtaaaatgaaaacgtATACTTTTAGAATTATTGGTACAGATTTCAAATCCCGCGGAATAAAGCCAGAAAAGGCGATTTAACTTACAAACTGGGAATGGGGGATGATATGGGGCGGGGTGACGAGGAGAGAAGTAGAGGAGGGTCGGAAATCAATGCGACCTTGACTACACGATGCCGCCAGCAACTCTGACGCCGCGACAGGACGTCGCGACTATCCCGAATACCTTCTAATCCTCCCGAACTGCCTGGAAGTTCTCtaaaatttgatcgattttATTCGTAACTTTTCTGCAGAAAATACCTGAACCCGAGCAATAGAAACAAGGACATGGGcattccttttctttattctaaccattttcatttattccctAGGGACTTATCAGGGCCAATGGCACCGGGGGATGAGACACGGATACGGCATACGAGCGAGCGCACCTTTTGGACTTGCTTCACATTATAAACCACCTAAGCAAGTTAGGGCGTCCCTGACATCCCTAAGGAGTGCGGCAGATGGAGGAGCTGCGCCACCGGCTCCTACACCGGAACCTACGGACAGAAGGGACAGAAGAGTCGATGACAGCAGAGGAGGTTTTGTCCTAAAAGCTAGAAGCGACGATCCACCGGCTAGACGGAAAAGTCTCACCGAAAAATCGGGACTCAAAAAAGGAATTTTATCGGTAGGTAATTCTCTTTTGGGACTGTCGGGTATTGCGGGAGAATAGCGTGACCTGTTCGCCCTTTTCTCTCACGTTCGTTTCTTCGAAGGGActcaaaataagaaaacagaGGAGCACCGGTGACCTTGAAAAACGGGGTACAGGAGGAAGTATCAGAAGTAATGCAAGCTCCGCGTCATGGATGTCGACGGAAAGCTCGCAAAGTCAAGCTTCCGCTTCCGTTCATACCGACAGCAACGCGTCCTTCGTCATCGAGGTAAGGTATTATTATCTgatctttttgttttgatcATACTCCTCAGTCTGCCCGGCCACTCCGAAGCACTTTTTCGACTTTTGGAAACTTACTCTGATTCCGTCATTTGAACGAACGACTTTTTTGTTGATCTAGGACGAGCAAATGGACGCTTCGGTTACCGAGACTTACCTCGGCGAGTGGAAAAACGACCGTAGAACTGGTTTTGGAATATCAGAAAGAAGCGACGGTCTTCGATACGAAGGTGAATGGTTCAACAACCGGAAATATGGTTACGGAGTAACGACTTTCAGAGACGGTAGCAAGGAGGAAGGGAAATACAAGAACAACGTTCTGATAACGAGTCAAAAGAAGAAGCACCTGTTCTTGATACGTTCTGCGAAATTTCGAGAGCGAATAGAGGCCGCTGTAAATGCCGCCCAACGTGCCAGTAAAATAGCCTTGCAAAAAGCCGACATTGCGATATCGAGAACGGCGACTGCTAGAGGAAAGGCCGAGCTGGCTGATATTGCTGCTGAACATGCCAGGGAGGATTCGGACATTGCCCAACACACCGCTAGACAATTTGCTCCTGATTTCCGACAACCGGGACTCGAGAGATTGAGAAATCGTGAGATACCAAAATATGTTCCACCCCCGCAAGACGCCACCCCAGGAAAAAGCattttacataaaaatacGGGTCTTCAGGAACAAAATTTGCAGGAAAATGCCAGTCAGACTCAGAGTCCGTCCCAAGGATCGCCCATCGGCAAACAAAGTTTAGAAAATCAACAAATTAACCCCATCGGTCCGAGTCAAAGTCTGACTCAATCGATCACGCAATCTATGAGAAGAGCTAGTATGAAGCCAGCGCAAAATCAGATCAATCAGAACAGTCAAATTAGCAACAACAGTACCGTTTCGAATCAACAATCTCAATCATCCGCTTATCATCCGACTCaaagttataataatatgGCCACGGTTCAACAAAATCAGTATCAACAACCAGCGGTACAGACCGCAGGTTACTCTCATTCGGTAAATGCGTACAACACTCAGGTGAATAATACTAGCCAATtgacgtcgtcgtcatcgtcgcaaaatcaatttcaaacaaattatGGACAAAGTCATCAATCCGCGACTGGTTATGGGAGTGCTCAAGTTCAGGGACAGTTCTCGCAACATAATAACGCTGGTAATAATCAGTTGTTACAAAACCAACCGCCATATGCTATGCTGAATCAGCAGGATCAGGCCTCCGAACAATATCAGGTTTATCACCAATCGCAAGGATACAATCAAAATCAGTATCAGCAACAAAGTTTTCAGAATCAACAGGTAACCGAGCCCAATGTAACTTTTTGACTGTCTTTTCTTTGGCTTTACATTCCGTTTGATGGATCAGAGAAGGGTAGAACAGATATTCTGTGAAACGATTTtacggaatattttcaaacggcCATTTCGAAACcccatttttcaaagatttgcGATTATTTGAACTTTGTCTACTATCCaagtcaaatttttcaacaattgaaTACTACTTTTTTGATAAAATGCCCAACCGAACGTTTATCTAGTAATTCAAGCCGTgcaaatttttggaattttgtaTTCTAGATATTATTGCCTATAAATTCTACTAGTACTCCGGTCATTTTCGGTCCCATGACGCAACCACAAATGAATCAATTTGGAGCTCAACTTTACACAGGACTTGTAAGCCTATAATATAGTATACCTGGGTCTGAATTGCATTTCGACTGTGCACCTCATACCCTTCgttatttggtttttattcttttacttTCCTCACCCCACAAATCTCGATGTCAGTGTAGCAcatgaataagaaaaacgaCCTCAATAACGCGCTGTGATGAATTATACCACATaccggttttttttaaatctataACCGTTGTCGTTTCCcatgttaaaattttttgtggttcatgatttaaaattcttgTCATGCTATTAGAATGAAAATGTATGCGCAAATTACTTTATGTattattgaattgaaaattattttgcagTCGCCTACGATGCAACAACAACCAATGAATAATCAAATGGTAAACCAAATGAACCAGATGAATCAAATCAACAACCATAGTCAGAGTCAAAATCAATATAACATATTGCCTAATTATGGAGTACAACAACCACAAGGCGGTGTTGGTGGAAATCAGCAACTGATGCAGCAACAACAATATCAACATGACGCTTCAGGTGGTAGTAGCGAACAAATGATGTTtatgcaacaacaacaaagagGAGCTCCCAATTCGACTAGTATACGAAGAAACAGTAGGGTACTGAATCCTCAGGACAGACCTGGGGGACAAGGAATAGGACAGGCATTAAGCGATAGGTAATTATTGCTATACTTATCTGATTTATGAAAAGGTTTTGTAATGGAAACAGTACGATaatgttattttctttcttattcttattctcagACTTGACCATTACAAACGACCTCCTAGCAGAGATAGTTCCGTAGATCGATACGCGAAAGCACATTCAAGACTCACAGGTTCGAGACAGCCCTCGGTTGACAAAACGACTGTTATAACACCGACAAATTCTCCTGGCATGGCGACGCAAGAATCGATCGACAGGTGAAGTTtatagatttgaaaatatttcatctcgtTATTGACCAAAATGACCTGAAGTGAAGAACTGCGAacataatttttcctttttttccttcttctttctcttaccTTCTAGATCTGCGAGGGGAGGAAGCACTTTCAGATCCGCAACGCCTCTCAACGGTTCAGCAGTTGGAAGTGGGGCAGCAACCCCGGTGTATACCGTTCCCACGTCTAGTCAGTTCGAGAACGCTTTGATACGAAATCGAGGCCTGGGGCAGGATATCCTCCCCAGTCCTGGACAACCGAAAAGAACGGAAAGCCTTTACGTCAGTCCTGGTCCTCGAGGATCAGTTCCATCGTCAGGTGGCGGAGGTGGGGGAggcgggggaggaggaggaccaaaggtgagtgttttttttcggtttttttggttcttgaGTGTTtgattttaccatttttcgtTCTAAACTGTGCATTTTCTTAGCATAAAAACCACCATACCTAGTGAAAATTGATTATCCTCGTAAAATTTAGGAagtatattattaaaatttcaatagtACTATAaagatcaattttcgaatattattattctattttctctctatATCTTCTTTTGTTATCGTCCTcataataatgtataattatacttAATTACTCACTTACTGTCACCCATCCTACTATTGCATTATTCAATTAGAtaaatctatacatatattatctgCTTGATTATCCTCATAGATCGATTAGATATAATTTTGCCTCTCTGTCAAAACTATTTTCATACCTTTGTCTGCTCTACAACGAAATTTCGTCCTTGGCCCCCTTGAAAACTTTTAATTAATACACATACTccctatataatacatatatctcAATCGTTTTACATGcctgtatagaaaaaaagaaagcaaaaacaGACTCAAACATTTAGGGATGATTAGATAAAATTAACAATAGGAATTGCGTATCCCGATCCTGATATCCGCTTTATTATCTTCCATGACGTCCATCTCTTCAAATCatcgataaatattcatattcattattttgtttttttggttacTTGTTTGTCTGTTTGTTTTTATGCCCGTGCGCCTCGATGAGAAAGGTGTTATaattcgatcaaatttttctatcattcattttttaattctcgttttctttcaaTAATCATGTTTTCTTGTTGTCGATGCGCTTTATTCTTTACCATCTCTTTACTGGctaaatgaataatgaaatgttttataacattattatatacctatacacgataCATTTATatgcaatataataatatctctTCTTGTAACTCTATgtgacatttattttttctcttttttcttttgggttttccttttttccgacCCTCCATTctgttcttcttattttcggttttctttttcttcccttattttctgtttttttttttgtgggttttttctttttgtgttGTATTTCTGTGCATGCCGTACGCGAATCCCAGGAATTGCGGAATCGGAAAAAGGTACCCCGCGCCTACTCCTTCTCCGCCACCAACACCTGCACCATCACCGTCGCCGCCGCAACCAGAAACGGGCGCGCAACCCTCTGATCAGTATAAGTATTTGATTaatacaataatgataataaataacaataataatgataataaataatgaaaaggttaaaccatacatacgtataggtatacgactTCTGTTATTACAAGTACAATATGTATTTATCGATACATGATGTGCGCATAGGTAcataaattgatttatttatttatttattttttttcattcaatatgGCGAGGTGCATGACGTTGATGTAGCGCATAAAAccaaattataatttaaatgaaaagtaaaaatacaaagaaaaaagaaaattataaaacatgATAAAGGTATTTCTAAGTCGTCGAATAgagcaaaaaaacgaaaccaaaaaataagaaaaaaaaccaaagaaacaaacaagaaCAAACTCAATATAGAAAAACATCTAATAACAGAAGACagcttgttattattattatattatttttttaaaccaatttttttttctaattttctattttcaattcgtgTATATggtgtaaatatgtatatgcatacatgGTTACTATGTATTAGGAAATTCTGAAGCATAATAGGTTCATACAGGCATGTATAGCTGTTAGTATGGTTGTTGCCATGAaagtcatcatcattatcatcattattaatatctgtattttcttcatctccgccatctcctttttcttcttcttctttcgtctCTTACTATTGCTGTTGCTATTGTATCCTGCCAGTCTATATGCGCATGCATAATtagattattatacatacctctacgtgtatataattaatataaatatcatcAGCTGATACTctattagtttttttattacgatgatgatggtgatgatgatggaGGTTCACCGTTCGATACCAGTACCTAATTTCCGACTGACGAATTCCGATGACATTTTCATTAGTTATTGTTAGTCTAGTtgtgataaataattcatgatatacgttattatttttttattattattcaaaagaCCACATGAGATGagaacaataattaattgccATATACTACATACTATGTGATATACCACATTAGATATAATAGCTCGATTATTCATAAATGTGATTATCAATAGTTCCTcaaagaataatgaaataactatatatataaatatgagaACGAAACATACACACAGATGTACTTAATTGTACGTACTAAAAATGTAGCAATAGGTACACAGATAAATGTGCTCTGTAcgcttaattatttttttctcatcttcaaAAAATGAGCTTAATTAACATTACGGTGTATgtatgtttattttattatacatgatCGTACGTAAtacagaaagaaaatggaaatcaaTAACGATGATTATAACTTGCTTGTTCGATAACTGTTCtctctgtttgtttttttttaatctttttcttGTAATACcgctttggttttttattcttgat
Proteins encoded in this window:
- the LOC105685562 gene encoding uncharacterized protein LOC105685562, whose protein sequence is MDHPMELRVGPKCLRWLQALEPTKLEPLELRQLAKIGHKLTGEDSISTTVVLIAEDGKMEKHMGTEFAPDPRDRVLTLEAGTTDLKFLACTPGQAVRPTKDNGRTENVMGLVWRHVAVGSTEGNGRKVLRVVTELDNRLRRPPGTRAPGLADSTMDMDRKHTPIVGLIRANGTGG
- the LOC105685292 gene encoding RNA polymerase II degradation factor 1-like — translated: MSTESSQSQASASVHTDSNASFVIEDEQMDASVTETYLGEWKNDRRTGFGISERSDGLRYEGEWFNNRKYGYGVTTFRDGSKEEGKYKNNVLITSQKKKHLFLIRSAKFRERIEAAVNAAQRASKIALQKADIAISRTATARGKAELADIAAEHAREDSDIAQHTARQFAPDFRQPGLERLRNREIPKYVPPPQDATPGKSILHKNTGLQEQNLQENASQTQSPSQGSPIGKQSLENQQINPIGPSQSLTQSITQSMRRASMKPAQNQINQNSQISNNSTVSNQQSQSSAYHPTQSYNNMATVQQNQYQQPAVQTAGYSHSVNAYNTQVNNTSQLTSSSSSQNQFQTNYGQSHQSATGYGSAQVQGQFSQHNNAGNNQLLQNQPPYAMLNQQDQASEQYQVYHQSQGYNQNQYQQQSFQNQQILLPINSTSTPVIFGPMTQPQMNQFGAQLYTGLSPTMQQQPMNNQMVNQMNQMNQINNHSQSQNQYNILPNYGVQQPQGGVGGNQQLMQQQQYQHDASGGSSEQMMFMQQQQRGAPNSTSIRRNSRVLNPQDRPGGQGIGQALSDRLDHYKRPPSRDSSVDRYAKAHSRLTGSRQPSVDKTTVITPTNSPGMATQESIDRSARGGSTFRSATPLNGSAVGSGAATPVYTVPTSSQFENALIRNRGLGQDILPSPGQPKRTESLYVSPGPRGSVPSSGGGGGGGGGGGGPKHKNHHT